A genomic window from Sparus aurata chromosome 4, fSpaAur1.1, whole genome shotgun sequence includes:
- the kif7 gene encoding kinesin-like protein kif7, with translation MSPKVPGGQGRGDYSAVQVAVRVRPLLPKELLHCHESCITVDSELCRVTLGHDRHFLCDYLFEETCCQEEVYSVSVQPLIDAFFQGFNATVFAYGQTGSGKTYTIGEANICSFTDEEQGIIPRSVADIFKLLDENDLTDFSVRISYLEVYKEDFKDLLEVETASKDIHIREDKGNIVLCGVKECEVEGLDEVLSLLESGNTARHTGATQMNPNSSRSHTIFTVYMDQRRGSSRLYGTATSSGPQMLSSKFHFVDLAGSERILRTGNTGERLKESIQINSGLLALGNVIGALGDPKRKGSHIPYRDSKITRILKDSLGGNSKTLMIACISPSSSDFDESLNTLNYATRARNIQNRATVNCKREPDRVEGLEQQIKALRRALENRQRSETRIISHADPNRRPRLGEGEISRLQVQSAHYRTCTDTAYRLLRELQSEGALTAEQSLRAKEWLCSVEEERSGLTTASGPDSGIENSSTEDNVALRRGRPSVRNQDPEAAEESWSHEHEREKDESIAQLQAQIQRLEGENTDFLAALEDAMEQYKQQSDKLQEQQDLIAEMQCHLSTQGLTGLGLNLRSRPHTAPMGSMQHSQNGGTYRQVSPVGYFGNGPCGDQDGSLCEEQDFLGGEEMQDTEDEGGHFNLSRERRKQVNLTWTKRDMLSGGPAVGGRGLISQLHEPYQHPALARKASHTSTGEASVRDSLKSFEGVSEWGLHQATQKIRELSVTIRMKEELIKELVKTGKDAQALNKEYSHKITALESEAVQARQELQEAQRQLQDLERQERDISTTDKTRAQECRRKIAAAQSKVQVLSQRQRDTARLANLPAQSERRVSELERSVQNMRQQQEQLQKRLRQESQQKRRLETEMQRRTHRVKELEIKNEQQQKILRIKTEEIAAFQRQRRSGSNGSVISLEEQQKIEEQKRWLDEEMERVLEQRRGLEDLEGELTKREEILAKKEALLQERSGLETKRLRSSQALSKDLVTLTGRIETLEQELSERNGLLRSGSAQDSQQIRQEISNLRQEKDSLLKQRVELDDKLRQGNLLSPEEERTLFQFDEAIEALDAAIEYKNEAITQRQRQLRASASMLSQWEMNLMAKLSYLSASETRALLCKYFDKVVSLREEERKLQLALAELEMQLDDQQRLVQWLENALDRTQLDTDRRLTQQQKEHERSVQLLLQQCREQIDEGLAGRQRHYEGWIHNLSKELSHYKAANVELSNKLRELCGSANQPKEHTKVVASEGKPAGIGSMEKLPRCSEDSPGGRLMGQSANPSRSREEMRELVNTPLPSTWRRSSLPTEEPAVMEELWLPAAGDAPVNRVVQTGVGPWGGLPVVKSRRESRRSSLNVGPLTSNNAFIDVRKNPV, from the exons ATGTCTCCCAAAGTGCCCGGTGGCCAAGGCAGAGGGGATTATTCTGCAGTGCAGGTAGCTGTTCGAGTGCGTCCCCTGCTGCCTAAAGAGCTTCTACACTGCCACGAGAGCTGCATCACTGTAGACTCTGAGCTGTGTCGGGTTACACTGGGACACGACCGGCACTTTCTTTGCGACTACCTATTTGAAGAAACTTGCTGTCAAGAGGAGGTTTATTCTGTGTCAGTCCAGCCACTCATAGATGCCTTCTTTCAAGGCTTCAACGCTACTGTCTTCGCCTATGGGCAGACAGGCTCCGGCAAGACGTACACCATTGGAGAAGCTAATATTT GCTCCTTTACAGATGAGGAGCAGGGCATCATCCCCAGGTCTGTTGCAGATATCTTCAAGCTGCTGGATGAAAATGACCTCACAGACTTCTCTGTGCGGATCTCGTATCTGGAGGTCTACAAAGAGGATTTCAAGGACTTACTGGAGGTGGAGACAGCCAGCAAGGACATCCACATCCGGGAGGATAAAGGCAACATTG TTCTGTGTGGGGTAAAGGAGTGTGAAGTGGAGGGTCTTGACGAGGTTTTGAGTTTACTGGAGTCAGGAAACACAGCCCGACACACTGGTGCAACCCAGATGAATCCAAACTCCAGCCGCTCGCACACCATTTTTACTGTGTATATGGACCAGCGCAGAGGAAGCTCTCGCCTCTATGGTACTGCTACAAGTTCTGGACCACAAATGTTGTCTTCCAAGTTCCACTTTGTTGACCTGGCAGGGTCTGAGCGCATCTTAAGGACGGGGAACACTGGAGAGAGACTGAAAGAAAGTATCCAGATTAACAGCGGCCTTTTGGCTCTGGGAAATGTTATCGGGGCCCTGGGGGACCCCAAGAGGAAAGGCTCTCACATACCATACAGAGATTCTAAAATCACAAG GATCCTAAAAGACTCTTTGGGTGGAAATTCAAAAACACTGATGATTGCCTGCATCAGCCcatcctcctcagactttgatGAGAGTCTGAATACACTAAACTATGCCACAAGGGCCAGAAACATTCAAAACCGGGCGACAGTCAACTGCAAGCGAGAGCCGGATCGAGTGGAAGGGCTTGAGCAACAGATCAAGGCCCTTCGCAGAGCACTCGAAAACCGCCAGCGTTCAGAGACCCGCATCATTTCTCACGCTGATCCTAACAGGAGGCCTCGActtggagagggagagataagCAGACTGCAGGTGCAGAGTGCCCACTACAGGACTTGCACTGACACTGCTTACAG GTTGCTGCGGGAGCTGCAGAGTGAAGGGGCTCTGACGGCAGAACAGAGTCTGAGAGCAAAAGAGTGGCTGTGCTCGGTGGAAGAGGAACGTAGCGGACTGACCACTGCTTCAGGACCAGACAGCGGTATTGAGAACAGCTCCACTGAGGACAACGTCGCGTTAAGGAGAGGAAGGCCTTCTGTAAGGAAccag GATCCagaggctgcagaggagagtTGGAGCCATGAgcatgaaagagagaaagatgaaagTATCGCCCAGCTTCAGGCGCAAATCCAGCGGTTGGAGggagaaaacacagacttttTGGCTGCTCTGGAGGACGCTATGGAGCAATACAAGCAGCAG AGCGATAAGCTGCAGGAGCAACAGGACTTGATAGCAGAGATGCAGTGTCATCTGTCCACTCAAGGGCTGACGGGACTGGGACTTAACCTGAGATCACGGCCTCACACGGCCCCCATGGGCTCCATGCAGCACAGTCAGAATGGAGGCACATACAGACAg gTCAGTCCAGTGGGCTACTTTGGAAATGGGCCTTGTGGTGATCAGGATGGTAGCCTCTGTGAGGAGCAGGACTTCCTAGGAGGAGAAGAAATGCAGGACACAGAAGACGAGGGCGGTCATTTCAACCTCAGCCGGGAGCGACGCAA GCAGGTAAACCTGACGTGGACCAAGAGGGATATGCTGTCAGGAGGACCAGCTGTCGGTGGTAGAGGGCTCATATCTCAGCTGCATGAACCATACCAGCATCCAGCTTTAGCCAGAAAAGCAT CCCACACCAGTACCGGGGAGGCATCTGTGCGTGACAGTCTAAAAAGTTTTGAAGGCGTTTCGGAGTGGGGACTTCATCAGGCAACGCAGAAGATCCGGGAGCTGTCTGTCACCATCCGCATGAAGGAAGAACTTATCAAGGAGCTGGTCAAAACAG gtAAGGATGCTCAGGCCCTGAACAAGGAGTACAGCCATAAGATCACGGCCCTGGAGAGCGAAGCTGTGCAGGCTcgacaggagctgcaggaggccCAGCGGCAGCTGCAGGATCTAGAGAGGCAAGAGAGAGATATCAGCACAACAGACAAGACCAGAGCACAGGAGTGTCGCAGGAAGATAGCTGCAGCTCAAAGCAAAGTTCAG GTTCTCAGTCAACGTCAGAGGGATACCGCTCGACTCGCTAACCTTCCTGCCCAGAGTGAACGTCGAGTGTCAGAGCTGGAGCGAAGTGTTCAGAATATGAGGCAGCAACAGGAGCAGCTGCAGAAGCGTCTACGCCAGGAAAGTCAGCAGAAACGACGTCTAGAGACAGAAATGCAACGAAGAACTCACAGAGTCAAG GAGCTCGAGATAAAGaatgagcagcagcaaaagatcctgagaataaaaacagaggaGATCGCTGCCTTCCAGAGGCAGAGACGCAGCGGCAGTAATGGCTCTGTCATCTCACTAGAAGAGCAACAG AAGATTGAGGAACAAAAACGCTGGCTGGATGAGGAAATGGAGCGGGTACTGGAACAGAGGAGAGGACTGGAAGATCTGGAAGGAGAACTCACTAAAAGAGAGGAAATCCTGGCCAAGAAAGAAGCTCTGCTACAAGAACGCAGCGGCCTGGAGACAAAGAGACTCCGCTCCAGTCAG GCCTTGAGTAAAGACCTGGTGACACTTACAGGCCGTATTGAGACACTTGAGCAAGAGCTAAGTGAGAGGAACGGGCTTCTTCGCAGCGGCAGTGCTCAAGACTCACAACAGATCCGCCAAGAGATCTCTAACCTGCGTCAAGAGAAAGACTCACTGCTTAAACAAAGAGTGGAGCTGGACGATAAGCTGCGGCAGGGTAACCTGCTCTCACCTGAG GAGGAGCGAACACTGTTCCAGTTTGACGAGGCGATCGAGGCTCTGGATGCAGCCATTGAGTACAAGAATGAGGCCATCACTCAGAGGCAGAGACAGCTGAGGGCATCTGCCAGTATGCTGTCGCAGTGGGAGATGAACCTAATGGCCAAACTCAGTTACCTGTCTGCCTCTGAGACCAGAGCTCTGCTGTGCAAATACTTTGACAAG GTGGTGTCTCTGCGTGAGGAGGAGCGTAAGCTACAACTTGCCCTAGCTGAGCTGGAGATGCAGTTGGATGATCAGCAGAGGCTGGTGCAGTGGTTGGAGAACGCCCTCGATCGCACACAGCTCGACACAGATCGCCGGCTCACACAACAGCAGAAAGAGCATGAGAGGAGTGTACAGCTTTTATTGCAGCAGTGTCGAG AGCAAATAGACGAGGGCCTGGCAGGAAGGCAGCGGCACTATGAGGGATGGATCCATAACCTCAGCAAGGAGCTGAGCCACTACAAGGCGGCAAATGTGGAACTGAGCAACAAACTTAGGGAGCTCTGTGGTTCAGCCAACCAACCAAAGGAGCATACTAAAG TTGTGGCCTCTGAAGGTAAACCAGCAGGCATCGGCAGCATGGAGAAGCTGCCCCGCTGCTCTGAGGACAGCCCAGGGGGCAGATTGATGGGTCAGTCTGCGAACCCTTCTAGATCCAGGGAGGAAATGCGCGAGCTGGTGAACACCCCTCTCCCGTCCACATGGAGGCGCTCTTCTCTCCCCACGGAGGAACCCGCTGTCATGGAAGAGCTGTGGCTCCCAGCGGCTGGGGATGCTCCTGTTAACCGTGTAGTTCAAACTGGTGTGGGTCCCTGGGGCGGCCTGCCTGTGGTTAAGTCTCGCAGAGAGTCGCGCCGCTCCAGCCTCAACGTCGGACCACTGACTTCAAACAATGCATTCATTGATGTGCGAAAGAATCCTGTCTGA